In a single window of the Acyrthosiphon pisum isolate AL4f chromosome X, pea_aphid_22Mar2018_4r6ur, whole genome shotgun sequence genome:
- the LOC115033411 gene encoding protein ANTAGONIST OF LIKE HETEROCHROMATIN PROTEIN 1-like produces the protein MKDVFRHLFATMDVDSDSSDEEVITAYYYYRRNKKNRRFWVHPYLEKNFHHRLFIAARELNLSDTKFLCFYRMSKESYLYLVNLISPAINKQNTNMRECVNAEERILITLRYLGTGGTFASIAVYFGRGESTVGGIVTETVKVIWEVLEKTFMPIPSTEQWKGIANRFETLWNLPNCIGAINGKHVRIEKFPNSGSSNFNYKSYHSMVLMACCDADGLFTIIETGFPGRNSDGGIFSASAMKYWIQNAGLNIPPPTPLTYDENDSPFPYYFVADEAFPLLKYVMRPYPKRILDNVKRICNYRFSRGRKTIECTFGMACEKFAVLNGPIRIRDPENVNLVIKAACILHNYVRKKEGLQYTPTYSTSCESNNHIDVIPLPQNLTINITSSAAALRNYIANYFLTPQASLPWQWKYAIN, from the exons ATGAAGGACGTTTTTCGTCATCTTTTTGCTACCATGGATGTTGACAGTGATTCTAGTGATGAAGAAGTAATAACAGCATACTACTATTacagaagaaataaaaaaaatagaaggttTTGGGTTCATCCATACcttgaaaaaaattttcatcACCGATTATTCATTGCTGCAAGAGAATTGAACCTTTCCGatactaaatttttatgtttttatcggATGTCAAAAGAAAGTTACTTATATTTGGTGAACCTGATTTCCCCTGCCATAAACAAGCAAAATACAAACATGAGAGAGTGCGTGAATGCCGAGGAACGGATATTAATTACACTCAG ATACTTGGGTACTGGTGGGACATTTGCGTCAATTGCTGTTTATTTTGGTAGAGGAGAATCTACAGTTGGCGGAATTGTGACGGAAACAGTAAAAGTGATTTGGGAAGTGTTGGAAAAAACATTCATGCCAATACCAAGTACAGAGCAGTGGAAAGGAATAGCAAATCGTTTTGAAACACTCTGGAATCTCCCAAATTGTATAGGGGCCATCAATGGCAAACATGTAAGAATTGAAAAATTTCCAAATAGTGGTTCTTCTAATTTCAATTACAAGTCGTATCATTCTATGGTGTTAATGGCTTGTTGCGATGCTGACGGGTTATTCACTATTATCGAAACGGGGTTTCCCGGAAGAAACAGCGATGGGGGTATATTCAGTGCCTCCGCAATGAAATATTGGATCCAAAATGCAGGACTTAATATCCCTCCTCCCACACCATTAACATACGATGAAAACGATAGTCCGTTTCCTTATTACTTTGTGGCCGATGAGGCATTTCCGTTGTTGAAATATGTGATGAGACCATACCCAAAAAGAATTTTAGATAATGTGAAAAGAATATGCAACTATAGATTTAGCAGAGGGAGAAAAACCATTGAGTGTACGTTTGGGATGGCATGTGAAAAATTTGCTGTTTTGAATGGTCCTATTCGTATCAGAGATCCAGAAAATGTGAATTTGGTCATAAAAGCAGCTTGTATACTTCACAACTACGTACGGAAAAAAGAAGGACTTCAGTATACACCTACTTATTCTACAAGTTGTGAATCAAATAACCACATTGACGTAATACCTTTACCACAAAACTTGACTATAAACATAACCTCTTCTGCAGCTGCTCTTAGAAATTATATAGCAAACTATTTTCTTACACCTCAAGCATCTTTGCCTTGGCAATGGAAATATgctattaattag